The Opitutus sp. ER46 genome contains the following window.
CAGTTTCCTCATCCCCGCCGACGGCACCTACGCAGTGGAGATCAAGGACTCCATCTACCGCGGTCGGGAGGACTTCGTATACCGCTTCAGCATCGGCGAACTGCCTTTCGTCACGAGCGTCTTCCCGCTCGGCGGTCGCGTGAATGAGGCCACCACCTTCGAACTCACCGGCTGGAACCTGCCCGCGTCGCGACTCACGATGGACACCAAGGACAGGATGCCGGGCACGTTCATGCTCGCGGTGCGCAACCGCGGCCAGCTGTCGAACAACGTTCGCTTCGCGCTCGATGCTTCGCCGACCGTCCGCGAGGCGGCCGACCACACCGCCGGCGCCGCCCAAGCGCTGCAGCTTCCGACCGTCGTGGACGGACGGATCGGCCGCCCCGGCGAAGAGGATGTATACACCTTCACCGGCAAGGCCGGCGACGAGGTCATCGCCGAGGTCTTCGCCCGCCGGCTCGGCTCGCCGCTCGACTCGATCCTGCGCGTCACCAACTCCACCGGCCAGGTGCTCGCCAGCAATGACGACACCGAGGACAAGGGCGTGGGCTTGATGACGCACCACGCCGACTCGCGCGTCAGCCTGAAGCTGTCGGCCGACGGCACCTACCTCGTGCGGCTCGCCGACGCCCAAGGTCACGGCGCACCGGAGTATGGCTATCGGCTGCGCGTCGGCGCACCGCGGCCGGACTTCGAGCTGCGCATCGCCCCCTCGGCCATCAACACGCGCCGCGGCATGCACACGCCGGTCACGGTGTATGCACTGCGGCACGACGGCTTCAACGGCGAGATCCGTCTCGCGCTGCAGGATCCGCCACCCGGAATCTTTCTCAGCGGCGCGCGCATTCCCGCGGGCCAGGACAAGGTGCAGTTCACCATCGCCGCCGGCCCCAACGCATCCGACGAGCCCATCAAGCTGCTGCTCTTCGGCGTGGCGACGATCGCCGGCGAGTCCGTCGCCCGCGAGGCCATCCCAGCCGAGGACATGATGCAGGCCTTCGCCTACCATCACCTGGTGCCGGTGCGTGAACTCCTGCTCTCCGCGTCCGGCCGTCCCGGCGCGATCTGCCGCCTCCTGTCCCGCACTCCCGTCACGCTCACGCCCAGCGGCACCACCCGTCTGACGCTGAGCGCGAGCGCGGCCCGCGGTGTGGAGAAGATCAGCGTCGAACTCAGCGACCCGCCCGCCGGCATCGCCGTCAAATCCGCCAAGGTTTCCGGCAACATCGTCGAGGTGGAGCTCACCTGCGACGCCGCAAAAGTGAAGCCCGGCCAGCAGGGCAACCTCATCCTCAACGCCTTTGGCGAACGCACCAACGCGAAGGACAAAGCCAAGCGCGCCCAGCGGACCCCATTAGGGAGTGTCCCCGCCATCCCCTTCGAAATCTCAGCTCAGTAATCTCCTCAACGCCCGTCCGCCCAACTCTTTCTCTTACTCTTCCTCTTTCTCTTACTCTCGAGGGATTGAGGGATTGAGGGATTGAGGGATTGAGGGATTGAGGGATTGAGGGATTGAGGGCCGTCCCCCGATATCGCAGCCACTCCGTCCCCCATCTTCACTTTCACTCTCACTTTCACTCCGAAGGCCGTTTTCGTTCTCACAGGAGCTCGCTGAGCTCGCAGAGAATTCGATCAGGAGATCAATCCTCCGGATCGACCTCTGCGCCCTCTGCGCGCTCCTGTAAGAACTGACTTGGGAGAACGAGTAAGAGTAGGAGCAAGAGAAAGACCGGTCGTCGTTCCCTCACGGCGCCGCTGGGCCCGCACCGCCCCACTTCACATTGCGGTTCGCGCGCAGGCTCTGCTGCAGAAACTCGCGCGCCGCCTCGACGGCCACATCCAGCGCTGCGCCCTTCGCCAACTCGGTGGCAATCGCGGCGGACAACGTGCAGCCGGTGCCGTGCGTATTGGGCGTCTTGATCCGGCGACTTTCGAACCAGCGGAAGCGCCCGTCCGGCGTCATGAGACAATCCGCGCAGCGCTCTCCGGGCGCATGGCCGCCTTTCAACAGCACCGCGCAGCCGCAGTCGTACGCCAGGGCAAACGCGACGCGCTCAACCTCCTCGTAGCGACGCAGCCGCTCGCCCGTCAGCGCCTCGGCTTCGGGCCAATTCGGCGTCACCAGCATCGCCCTCGGCAGCAACTCGCGCTTCAGCGCCTCGCGCCCCGCCGCGTCGAGAAACTGCGCGCCGCTGGTCGAGCCGACCACCGGGTCCACCACGAGCGGAATTCCGGCGTGCGGCGCCAACGCCCGAGCCACCGCGCGCACCGCCGCCGCTCCGGGCAATAGCCCCGTCTTGATGGCGCGCACCGGCAACGCGCCGTCGTTCCGCACCACCGCTCGCCGTCCGCCGGCTCGCCCGCGTGCCACCACCTTCCCCAGGACTGCCTCGATTTGCGCCGCGATCATCGCCGGCGGCTCGGCGCGCCAATCGATCACCCCGCGCGTGTTCTGCGCCGTGATCGCCGTGATCGCCATGCACGCAAACCCACCGCGCGCGTGAATCGTCCTCGCATCCGCCTGCACCCCAGCTCCGCCGCCGGAGTCAGAGCCCGCAATGGTGAGGACACAGGGGGGAGGATGCATGCGCCAAACGTCACACGTCCCGCCCCCTCCCGCCAGTCAGGAAACCACACTCACTCTTTCTCTTGCTCTTCCTCTTTCTCATACTCTCACGGCGCGGGATTGAGGGATTGAGGGATTGAGGCCGCGTCCCAATCCGTTCCCCCGCATTCACTCTCACTTTCACTCCGCAGGCGTTCTCGTTCTCGTCACGGAGCTCACAGAGGCCGGAGGAGAACACGGAGGAATACCGGCACGACGCAGGTCTTCGCTCCGTGCCCCTCCTCCGATCTCGGTGCCCTCGGTGTCCTACCTGTTTCCGCGACGGCTTCAGCGCGCGGACGCGCCCCACGCCTTTATTCCCCCGCGCAAGCTGGTCACATTCGTGAACCCGTGCCGGCTGCGAAAATACTCGGCCGCCCGCAGGCTGCGCACGCCGCCGGCGCAGTACACGACCGTCGGGCGCCCCGGATCCAGCGCGCCCAGATCGGCGGTGCCCCGCTCGATCTCGCTCAGCGGCACCAGGACCGAGGGCTCGATCGCACTCAGTTCCCGTTCCCAGCTTTCGCGCACGTCCACGACCTGCACGCGCTGCGTGAGCCGGGCCTTGAACTCAGCCACGTCCACCTCGCGAGGCAGCGGCGCATCCGCGTTCACCCCGCGGTGCGCCGGCTTTGCGTCGGACGTCGCCTGCGCTCCGTGACCCGGCACCGCGCAGGTTTCGCCGTAGCCTTCCGGTGGCAGGTCGGTGATTTGCCGGCTCCGCGGGTCCGCCGCGAAGCGGACGACCTGCGTCGCCATGTCGAGCGCGTCCCAGAGGAGCAGCCGGCCCGACAACGGTTCGCCAATGCCCGTGAGCAGCTTGATCGCCTCCACCGCCTGCACCGTTCCGATCAGTCCTGGCAGCACGCCGAGCACGCCGCCCTCGGCGCAGTTCGGCACGGTGCCGGGCTCCGGCGGCTCCGGGAAGAGGCAGCGATACGTCGGCCCGCCGCGCCAGTTGAAGACGCTCGCCTGTCCTTCGAAACCCTGGATCGCGCCGTACACGAGCGGTCGGTTCTCCAGCACGCACGCGTCGTTCACCAGGTACCGCGTGCCAAAGTTGTCGGAGCCGTCCACCACCACGTCGACCCCGCGGACGAGCTCTCGCGCGTTCCGGCGCGTCAGCCGCATCGGGTGCGCCGTGACCGTGATGAACCGGTTGAGCGCGCGCAGCCGCCGCGCCGCGGATTCCGCCTTCGGCTGGCCGGCATCGGCCTCAGTGTAGAGCACCTGCCGCTGCAGGTTCGACACATCGATCCGATCGTCGTCGACGATCTCGATCCGCCCCACGCCGGCCGCGGCCAGGTACAGCAGCGCCGGACACCCCAGCCCGCCGGCGCCGATGACGAGCACCGACGCAGCCTTGAGTTTCTCCTGCGCCTCCGGCCCAAAGCCCGGCAGCGAAAGGTGCCGCTGATAACGCGCGATCTCGTCGTGGGAGAGTTTCATGGGAAGCGAGCCGAGAACCTGATTCGCCCCTCGAAAAGGGCAAGCAGCAGAGGCGGCTGTAGGCGATACGCTTTAGGCGATAGGCGAAAAGGCGCCTAAACGCCCGACCACATGCCGCGCACCGTCCCAACCCGCCGCCCGGCCCCGGCCGGGCCGGCGGCCCCTACCCCGCCAATTCGGTTTTCGCGCCAGCGAAAGCCGAATCCGAATCGAAAACCGAATCCCAGTCTTTGAACACCGGCGTGTAGCCCTGGCTGCGGAGGTACGCGGCGACCTCGGGCGTGGTGCGGGTGTCGTGGATCGCAAACTGCTCAAGCGACTCCGGCTCCGCCGCGTAGCCACCTGGATTCGTCCGCGCCTCCGCGCTCATCGAGGTCACCCCGAGCCGGATGGCGTGGTTCCGGAACCGCGGGCTCTCGCGTGTCGAGAGCGTGAGCTCCACCTCCGGGCTGAACAGTCGGTACGCGCAGAAGGCCTGGACCAGGTTGCGTTCACTCGTCGGCGTCACCTGGATCTCCGCGCCCGCATGCGGCCGCAGCCGCGGGAACGAGATGGCCAGCCGCGAACGCCAGTAGTTTTTTTCCAGATACTGCAGGTGCAGGCCGAGAAACCACGCGTCGGTCCGCCACTCGCTCAGGCCGTACAGCGCGCCGAGCCCGATCTTCTTCAGCCCGGCGCGGCCCAGCCGGTCCGGCGTCTCCAGCCGGAAACGCATGTCAGCCTTCGGGCCTTTCAGGTGATACCGGACATACGCCTCCGGATCATACGTCTCCTGGAAAACGATCACCGCGCTCAGGCCTTCGCGCGCGAGGGACGCGTACTCGGCCTCGCTGATCGGCTGCACCTCCATCGAAAGGTTGGCGAACGACGGACGCAGGAGCCGCAGCGCGTTGGCGAAGTAGTCGTGGCTCGCGTGCTTCGATTCGCCCGTGACGAACAGCACGTGCTCGATTCCACGCGAACGCAGGACCGCCGCCTCGGCGCGAATCTCGTCGTCGTTGAGCACCTTGCGCGGAATCCGGTTCTGCGCGCTGAACCCGCAGTACGTGCAGACGTTGGCGCACACGTTCGTCAGGTAAAGCGGCGCGAAGAGCTGAATCGTGTGCCCGAACCGCTCCACCGTGCGCTGGTGACTGAGCTGCGCCATCTCCTCAAGGAAAGGCACAGCGGCCGGGGAAAGCAGCGCCGCCAGGTCGTCGAGTCCGAGCCGCCCGCCCGCGCGGGCCCGGGCGAGCGCGCTGCCCACCTCGGCCGCGGTCTTCTCCCCGATGCTCGCCGTGACGTCGCCGAAACGGTGCTGCTGCCAGGTATCGTAAAACGTGCTCATGGGCGCCTCACGCGGTGGCTTCGCTCAGGAACGCGGTGAGCGGCGAGGTTGCGCTCGCCTCGAGCTTTGCCTTGCCCGGCGCGTGCTGCGCCAGGCCGGCCTCGTACGCGAGCCGGCCGGCCTCAACCCCGCGGCGGAACGCGTCGCCCATCGCCACCGGATCCGCCGCCGCCGCGATCGCGGTGTTCACCAGCACGGCGTCCGCACCGAGCTCCAGCGCCGCCGCCGCGTGCGAGGGCGCGCCAAGTCCGGCATCCACGACCACGGGCACACGGCTCTGGGCGAGGATGATCTCGAGGAAGGCGCGCGATTCGAGGCCGCGGTTGCTGCCGATCGGGGCGCCGAGCGGCATCACCGCTGCCGCCCCCGCCTCCTCGAGCTGCTTGCACAGCACCGGGTCGGCGTGGACGTACGGGAGGACCACAAAGCCGCGGCGGACGAGTTCACGCGTCGCGGCAAGCGTCTCGATCGGGTCGGGCATGAGGTACTTCGGATCGGGGTGGATCTCGAGTTTCAGCCAATTCGTCTCCAGTGCCTCGCGCGCCAGTTCCGCCGCCAGCACCGCTTCCTTCGCATCGCGCACACCCGAGGTGTTCGGCAGCAGCCGGTACCGGCCGGGCTCGAGGTAATCGAGGATGTCGTCCGGCCGGCCGTCGGTCCGCACCCGGCGCAGCGCCACGGTGACGAGCGACGCCCCCGTCGCGGCCAGGCTGGCCCGCATGACGTCGCCCGAGCTGTACTTGCCGGTGCCAACGAAGAGCCGCGAGGAAAGTTCCACGCCGGCGATGACGAGAGGGTTGGATTTCATGGGAAGATGGGTGCGGGGCTTGCGGAGCGGTTGGGGAAAGGAACTGGCGGGGGCGATCAGCCGATCGCAGGCGCTGGCGCGCGCGAGCATGCGCCGACGGCCGCCTGCTCCCACGCGGCCACGAGCGCGGCGTAGTTCGCCTCCACGCGCCCGTCGCGGAACAGCACCGAGGACACCGCCGCGCCAGCGGCGCCGGTCGAGCGCACGGCCGCGAGGTCGGCCGCGCCGATGCCGCCGATCGCCCACGCCGGCAGCGGCGCGAGCTGCGCCACGAGCTCGCGAATACCGTCCGCGCCCAGGATCGGCGCGAGCTTCCGCTTGTTGGTCGTGAACCGCCACGGGCCCACGCCGACGTAGTCCAGCGCGCCCGCCGCCCGCGCCGCCGCGGCGTCCGCCGCATTGTTCACCGTGCCGCCAAGGAGCCGCCCGGGCCCCAGCCGCTCTCGCGCTGCGCGCCAGTCGCCGTCCGTCCGCCCCAGGTGCACGCCGTCGGCGCCGGTCGCAAGCGCGACCTCGACGCTGTCGTTGATCAGGCAAAGCGCCCCGCGCGCGTGGCAGATGTCCACCACCTGCCGTGCGGTCTCGCGCCAGCGCGCCGGCTCCGCGCCTTTCATCCGCAATTGCAGGAGCCGCGCGCCCGCGCCCACCAGCCGCGTCGCCTGTTCCACGTGCGACAGCGGGAGGCCGTCCTGCGTGAGGCACATCAGCGGCGGCAGCGACGGCCGCACCGCGGCGCCGCTCGCCGAAGCGACCCGCGCTTGCAGCTCGCGAAAGGCCTGCACCGGATCCGGCGCCTCCCAAACCGCGCCGATCACCGCCACGCCGTCGAAGCCGAGCGCAAGCGCCTGAGCGGCGTTCGCCGCCGTGACGCCGCCCAACGCCAGTACCTCCGGCCTCCGTTCCTCGCCGGTCCGAGCGCGCAACCAGGAACTTACCGCGGCGAGTTCGCCCGCCGCAACCGGTCCGTGCCCGGGTTTCGAGACCGAGGCAAAGACCGGGCAGAAGAACACGCTCGGATACCGGCCCGCTGCGGCTCGCAGCGTCGCGAGGTCATGACACGAGCGGCTGACCGCGGACGCATCGCCCGCGACCGACGCGGGCTCGGCGCCAGGGTCCCTGTGATGCACGCCGCCCAGCCCAAAGCGCGCCGCGAGTTCGTGGTGCTGGTGCAGCACCAGCCGCGCGCGCCAACGCGTCGGCACCCCCTGCAGCCAGGCTGCGAGCGCCACCGCGGATGCGTGCGGTTTGCGCACGTGGTAACGCTCGAGTCCGGCCGCGCAAAGCGCGTCGAGCACGGCCAGCTCATCGGCGCGGTCGCGCTCGGGACTTATGACCACCAGCGTCATGCGGCGTCAGCCACCCTGCGTGGCACGGATCACGAGGACGCGGTCGTCCGCGGCCAGCACGTGCGCCACCCACGTTGAGCGCGGCACCACCGCATCGTTCACCGCGATCGCGACGCCGTTCCGCCCGGCGAGCCCGAGTTCCGCCACCAGCGCCGCCACGGTGCAATCCGCGCCGAGCACGCGGGGCTGATCGTTGACCACGATCGTCGCGCACCCGGCGGGTCCGGCGTCGGTCACGACGCCGGTCGCTCGACCTGAGGTCGCGCTGCTCATTTCGCGGGCGCGCCTTCGACGTAGATGTCGCCGCCGGCTTGCTTGAACTGCGTGGCCTTCTCGCGCAGCCCGGCCTCGATCGCCTCGTTGCTTTCGAGCCCGTGCTCCTCGGCGTACTTGCGCACGTCCTCGGTGATGCGCATCGAGCAGAACTGCGGGCCGCACATGGAACAGAAGTGCGCGGTCTTGGCGCTGTCCTGCGGGAGCGTGGCGTCGTGGAATTCGCGGGCCTTCTCCGGGTCGAGCGAGAGGTTGAACTGGTCCTCCCAGCGGAACTCGAAGCGCGCCTTCGACAGCGCGTTGTCGCGGTACTGCGCCGCGGGGTGGCCCTTGGCGAGGTCGGCCGCGTGCGCCGCGATCTTGTACGCGATCACGCCGGCGCGAACGTCGTCCTTGTCAGGCAGGCCGAGGTGCTCCTTCGGCGTGACGTAACAGAGCATCGCGGTGCCGTGCCACCCGATCATCGTGGCGCCAATCGCGCTCGTGATGTGGTCGTAGCCCGGCGCGATGTCGGTCGTCAGCGGCCCGAGCGTGTAGAACGGCGCCTCGTGGCACCACTCGAGCTGCTTGTCCATGTTCTCCGGGATGAGGTGCATCGGGACGTGGCCCGGGCCCTCGCACATCGTCTGCACGCCCAATTTCCACGCGCGCTGCGTGAGTTCGCCCTGGGTCTTGAGCTCGCCGAACTGGGCGTCGTCGTTGGCATCCGCCAGCGAACCCGGCCGCAGGCCATCGCCGATGGAAAACGCCACGTCGTACGCGGCCATGATTTCGCAAATCTCGTCCCAGTGCGTGTAGAGGAAGTTTTCCTGGTGATGCGCGAGGCACCACTTGGCCAGGATCGAACCGCCGCGGCTGACGATGCCGGTCATGCGGCGCGCCGTCAGCGGGATGTAGCGCAGGAGCACACCAGCATGGATGGTGAAGTAGTCGACGCCCTGCTCCGCCTGCTCGACCAGCGTGTCGCGAAAGATGTCCCAGGTGAGTTCCTCGGGCCGCCCGCCAACCTTTTCCAGCGCCTGGTAAATCGGCACGGTGCCGACGGGCACGGGGCAGTTGCGGAGGATCCACTCGCGGGTCTGGTGGATGTTCTTGCCGGTGGAGAGGTCCATCAGCGTGTCGCCGCCCCACTTCACGGACCAGCGCATCTTCTCCACCTCCTCGTCGATCGACGAAGCGACGGCGGAGTTGCCGATGTTCGTGTTGATCTTCACGAGAAAATTCCGGCCGATGATCATCGGCTCGCACTCGGGGTGGTTGATGTTGGCCGGGATGATGGCGCGGCCGCGGGCGACTTCGTCGCGGACGAACTCCGCCGTAATTTCGCGCGGGATGGCGGCGCCGAACGACTGGCCGCGGTGCTGGCGCCAGAGCGAGTTACGCGGACCGTCCTCGGTCATCTCGAGGAGGTCGCGGGCGCGCTGGAGCTTCGTGTTCTCGCGGATCGCCACGTACTCCATTTCCGGCGTGATGATGCCCTGGCGGGCGTAGTGCATCTGGGTGACGCACTTCCCGGGCTTCGCGCGGAGGATCGGACGACCGGTGCGGTCGAAGAACTTGATCGGGTTGCGCCGCCCCTCGACCTCGGCCTGTTCGCGGTGTTTTTCGGAAAGGTAGCCGTCGTCGATGGGCTTCACCGATCGGCCCGCCACCTCGTCGACGTCGCCGCGCTCGCGAATCCAGGGGGCGCGGATCAGAGGCAGCCCGCGGCTCGCGTCGCCGGCAAAGTCGGCGTCACCCCACGGCCCGGAGGTGTCGTACACCCGCACCGGCTCGTTGGGGACCTCGGTTCCGTTCGGCAGCCGGGTAGGAGTCAGGCTGATCTCGCGCATCGGGACGCGCAGGTCAGGGCGGGAACCGGTCACATAGACGCGACGTGAAGTCGGGAAGAGCCGGTGTCCACTGGTGGAGACGGCTTCAGGAGTGCGGTTGGATGACATGAGAGGGAGCTAGGTTTGGTATGTGGCCTCCTCCTGCCGCGCTCATCATTACCGAAGGTGCCAGCTCCCCGCTACTTGCAGCGGATCCTGTTTTCCCTACGGCGGTGTTAAGCGCATCAGGTTCGAAGACTTTAGGAGCGGAACGTGCTCCATTCTCAGCCCAGCGCCCCGGGCTCGCCTAAACGAGGTGACGGGTAAGAGGCACCCCGACGTCGGAATTTTCAAATCAAAATTGTGGCGTACACCGGCCGCGGGCCGCTGCCGCCGGCCCAACCTCCTCCACGCGAATAGCAACCGAGCGGCGAAATGCCAGCGCGGTCCTTATGACAAGTTATGTCGAAAAAAGTCTGGACCGGCGGATCTGGAGTGTCACCGTCGATCCCGCATCAGGAACGAGTCAGCCGTAAAAAAGCTGGCTCCGCCAACCGGGCCGGGAGCGGCCACGGTGGATCGAGCGAAAGCTCGGATGTGCGTCGCCCGCAAGGGTGGCGAACCAAGAACGCTCCCGAAGATGAGGACCGACCTGATGCACACCAGGTCGGTTTTTTGTTTTCACCGGATGCGCGATCACGTCCCACACCGAAAATCACGCACACATGAACACTAGCAGCTCGTTGTCCGGTCTCCGCGTCCGCGCGGAAAACCCTAACCATCACTTGTGGAACAACCACGGCACGTGGTTCCTCCACTACACGATCCATCCGACGCCCTTCACGAAGGAGCGCGTCCGCCGCTCGCTCGGCACCAAGGACCTGAAGGTCGCCCGCACGCGGCGCGATGCCTTCTTCGCCCACTTGGCGACCCAAGCCGGCAAGGAGGCCGTCCAGCCGGTTGCCACCAAGGCGGCGGTCGCAGCCTGAGTTCGCTCCGTTTTCAGCACACACACACGAAAAAGCCGCGCCTTGTTGGCGCGGCTTTTTTGTGTCCGGAGTCGTCGATCGCGCTCGCCGGGTAGGTCACTGAGCACACGGAGAGACGACCCGAGGGCACGGAGATCACGCGAACTGAAAACAGCCCGACGCCAGGCCTCGGTGCCCTCCTCCGGCCTCAGTGCACTCTGTGTCGCTCCCTTCTCTTCGGGTCGGGGTCGCGGTCGGTCGGAACCCCAGCCAAACAGTGGTCAAGGGATTCGGAGGCGCTGGCCGGGGCGCAGGGAGTTTTCGCCGCGGAGGAGGTCGCGGTTGGCGTCGTAGATGTCCTGCCAGCGGTTGCCGCTGCCGTAATAACGCTGGCTGATCCGCGTGAGCGAATCGCCCTCGACG
Protein-coding sequences here:
- the thiC gene encoding phosphomethylpyrimidine synthase ThiC, coding for MSSNRTPEAVSTSGHRLFPTSRRVYVTGSRPDLRVPMREISLTPTRLPNGTEVPNEPVRVYDTSGPWGDADFAGDASRGLPLIRAPWIRERGDVDEVAGRSVKPIDDGYLSEKHREQAEVEGRRNPIKFFDRTGRPILRAKPGKCVTQMHYARQGIITPEMEYVAIRENTKLQRARDLLEMTEDGPRNSLWRQHRGQSFGAAIPREITAEFVRDEVARGRAIIPANINHPECEPMIIGRNFLVKINTNIGNSAVASSIDEEVEKMRWSVKWGGDTLMDLSTGKNIHQTREWILRNCPVPVGTVPIYQALEKVGGRPEELTWDIFRDTLVEQAEQGVDYFTIHAGVLLRYIPLTARRMTGIVSRGGSILAKWCLAHHQENFLYTHWDEICEIMAAYDVAFSIGDGLRPGSLADANDDAQFGELKTQGELTQRAWKLGVQTMCEGPGHVPMHLIPENMDKQLEWCHEAPFYTLGPLTTDIAPGYDHITSAIGATMIGWHGTAMLCYVTPKEHLGLPDKDDVRAGVIAYKIAAHAADLAKGHPAAQYRDNALSKARFEFRWEDQFNLSLDPEKAREFHDATLPQDSAKTAHFCSMCGPQFCSMRITEDVRKYAEEHGLESNEAIEAGLREKATQFKQAGGDIYVEGAPAK
- a CDS encoding bifunctional hydroxymethylpyrimidine kinase/phosphomethylpyrimidine kinase; the protein is MHPPPCVLTIAGSDSGGGAGVQADARTIHARGGFACMAITAITAQNTRGVIDWRAEPPAMIAAQIEAVLGKVVARGRAGGRRAVVRNDGALPVRAIKTGLLPGAAAVRAVARALAPHAGIPLVVDPVVGSTSGAQFLDAAGREALKRELLPRAMLVTPNWPEAEALTGERLRRYEEVERVAFALAYDCGCAVLLKGGHAPGERCADCLMTPDGRFRWFESRRIKTPNTHGTGCTLSAAIATELAKGAALDVAVEAAREFLQQSLRANRNVKWGGAGPAAP
- the thiH gene encoding 2-iminoacetate synthase ThiH, yielding MSTFYDTWQQHRFGDVTASIGEKTAAEVGSALARARAGGRLGLDDLAALLSPAAVPFLEEMAQLSHQRTVERFGHTIQLFAPLYLTNVCANVCTYCGFSAQNRIPRKVLNDDEIRAEAAVLRSRGIEHVLFVTGESKHASHDYFANALRLLRPSFANLSMEVQPISEAEYASLAREGLSAVIVFQETYDPEAYVRYHLKGPKADMRFRLETPDRLGRAGLKKIGLGALYGLSEWRTDAWFLGLHLQYLEKNYWRSRLAISFPRLRPHAGAEIQVTPTSERNLVQAFCAYRLFSPEVELTLSTRESPRFRNHAIRLGVTSMSAEARTNPGGYAAEPESLEQFAIHDTRTTPEVAAYLRSQGYTPVFKDWDSVFDSDSAFAGAKTELAG
- a CDS encoding thiamine phosphate synthase, which encodes MTLVVISPERDRADELAVLDALCAAGLERYHVRKPHASAVALAAWLQGVPTRWRARLVLHQHHELAARFGLGGVHHRDPGAEPASVAGDASAVSRSCHDLATLRAAAGRYPSVFFCPVFASVSKPGHGPVAAGELAAVSSWLRARTGEERRPEVLALGGVTAANAAQALALGFDGVAVIGAVWEAPDPVQAFRELQARVASASGAAVRPSLPPLMCLTQDGLPLSHVEQATRLVGAGARLLQLRMKGAEPARWRETARQVVDICHARGALCLINDSVEVALATGADGVHLGRTDGDWRAARERLGPGRLLGGTVNNAADAAAARAAGALDYVGVGPWRFTTNKRKLAPILGADGIRELVAQLAPLPAWAIGGIGAADLAAVRSTGAAGAAVSSVLFRDGRVEANYAALVAAWEQAAVGACSRAPAPAIG
- a CDS encoding PPC domain-containing protein encodes the protein MALPLSLRPFLSRLQPAIVATAIAAACFVTVPARAQNQNAGRTPPHLGYAYPAGAEKGQTVTITVGGQNLNGVDQALTTDPAITAKVTGYDRPLTQKELNDLRDKVQALLEKRAAARGTAAPERVKGEGRKGAEKKAAKEPEPAAPSGPRPTWTEADELQLAELRRQMAKPNARQGNPAIAESVTVELTVPAEAAPGTFDLRLKSPAGVSNPMVLNIGELPEYSEAVVTAASMPKPRGKREAASPRPNRPQTAPVEITLPATVNGQILPGEVDRYRFTARAGQHITVAVAARSLIPYLADAVPGWFQATVALYDPEGREVAYSDSFRFSPDPVVSFLIPADGTYAVEIKDSIYRGREDFVYRFSIGELPFVTSVFPLGGRVNEATTFELTGWNLPASRLTMDTKDRMPGTFMLAVRNRGQLSNNVRFALDASPTVREAADHTAGAAQALQLPTVVDGRIGRPGEEDVYTFTGKAGDEVIAEVFARRLGSPLDSILRVTNSTGQVLASNDDTEDKGVGLMTHHADSRVSLKLSADGTYLVRLADAQGHGAPEYGYRLRVGAPRPDFELRIAPSAINTRRGMHTPVTVYALRHDGFNGEIRLALQDPPPGIFLSGARIPAGQDKVQFTIAAGPNASDEPIKLLLFGVATIAGESVAREAIPAEDMMQAFAYHHLVPVRELLLSASGRPGAICRLLSRTPVTLTPSGTTRLTLSASAARGVEKISVELSDPPAGIAVKSAKVSGNIVEVELTCDAAKVKPGQQGNLILNAFGERTNAKDKAKRAQRTPLGSVPAIPFEISAQ
- a CDS encoding thiazole synthase; amino-acid sequence: MKSNPLVIAGVELSSRLFVGTGKYSSGDVMRASLAATGASLVTVALRRVRTDGRPDDILDYLEPGRYRLLPNTSGVRDAKEAVLAAELAREALETNWLKLEIHPDPKYLMPDPIETLAATRELVRRGFVVLPYVHADPVLCKQLEEAGAAAVMPLGAPIGSNRGLESRAFLEIILAQSRVPVVVDAGLGAPSHAAAALELGADAVLVNTAIAAAADPVAMGDAFRRGVEAGRLAYEAGLAQHAPGKAKLEASATSPLTAFLSEATA
- the moeB gene encoding molybdopterin-synthase adenylyltransferase MoeB, yielding MKLSHDEIARYQRHLSLPGFGPEAQEKLKAASVLVIGAGGLGCPALLYLAAAGVGRIEIVDDDRIDVSNLQRQVLYTEADAGQPKAESAARRLRALNRFITVTAHPMRLTRRNARELVRGVDVVVDGSDNFGTRYLVNDACVLENRPLVYGAIQGFEGQASVFNWRGGPTYRCLFPEPPEPGTVPNCAEGGVLGVLPGLIGTVQAVEAIKLLTGIGEPLSGRLLLWDALDMATQVVRFAADPRSRQITDLPPEGYGETCAVPGHGAQATSDAKPAHRGVNADAPLPREVDVAEFKARLTQRVQVVDVRESWERELSAIEPSVLVPLSEIERGTADLGALDPGRPTVVYCAGGVRSLRAAEYFRSRHGFTNVTSLRGGIKAWGASAR
- the thiS gene encoding sulfur carrier protein ThiS, whose protein sequence is MSSATSGRATGVVTDAGPAGCATIVVNDQPRVLGADCTVAALVAELGLAGRNGVAIAVNDAVVPRSTWVAHVLAADDRVLVIRATQGG